From a single Bryobacter aggregatus MPL3 genomic region:
- a CDS encoding sensor histidine kinase, translated as MRLLVRILITNTAIALLMVLTIAAFDGDFRPSRWIPSIFISGIYSISVSGLALWIMPKCAPRIAGSSLVRWAKILGLFSLIALAGGTIAYLILTLQPFFPIRMGYASSMLICLLFSNVIGSVSYIIEHARHQVQASSLELRTRELERERALKAAADAKLQSLESRVHPHFLFNTLNSISSLVRSNPAQAEALIENLAALLRFSLDRQGRLVSLEDELRITRGYLEIEKTRFDERLQYHFDVPQDLHAVQVPALSLQTLTENSVKYAVGALRSGARIEIRVRELGSEIEFEVRDTGPGFSPDSLPAGHGLDMLRQRLEGNYGAGATLKARRLDPGMEVTFRIPC; from the coding sequence ATGCGCCTCCTGGTCCGAATCCTCATCACCAACACCGCGATCGCCTTGCTCATGGTGCTGACGATCGCCGCCTTTGATGGTGATTTCCGGCCCTCCCGATGGATCCCTTCCATCTTCATCTCCGGGATCTATTCCATTTCTGTCAGCGGGCTGGCGCTATGGATCATGCCGAAATGCGCGCCTCGCATCGCGGGCTCTTCCCTCGTCCGCTGGGCCAAGATCCTGGGCTTGTTCTCTCTGATTGCGCTCGCTGGAGGCACCATCGCCTATCTCATCCTGACTCTGCAACCCTTCTTCCCCATCCGCATGGGCTATGCCAGCAGTATGCTGATCTGTCTCCTGTTCAGCAATGTCATCGGCTCCGTGTCCTATATCATTGAACACGCGCGCCATCAGGTCCAGGCCAGCAGCCTCGAACTCCGCACCCGCGAGCTCGAGCGCGAACGGGCACTCAAAGCGGCAGCCGATGCGAAGCTCCAAAGTCTCGAATCCCGCGTCCACCCGCACTTCCTCTTCAATACCTTGAATTCCATCTCGAGCCTGGTCCGCTCGAATCCGGCCCAGGCGGAAGCGCTCATTGAGAACCTCGCCGCATTGCTTCGCTTCTCGCTCGACCGGCAGGGGAGGCTCGTCTCTCTCGAGGATGAACTGCGCATCACGCGCGGCTATCTCGAGATCGAGAAGACCCGCTTCGACGAGCGATTGCAGTATCATTTCGATGTTCCGCAAGACTTGCATGCGGTGCAGGTGCCTGCGCTGTCGCTGCAAACTCTCACCGAGAACAGCGTCAAGTACGCAGTCGGCGCACTGCGCAGCGGGGCGCGGATCGAGATCCGCGTGCGGGAGCTCGGCAGCGAGATCGAGTTCGAAGTCCGCGACACCGGGCCGGGCTTCTCACCGGACAGCCTGCCCGCCGGACACGGCCTCGACATGCTGCGCCAGCGCCTCGAAGGAAATTACGGAGCCGGCGCGACCCTCAAGGCACGCCGCCTCGATCCCGGCATGGAGGTCACATTCCGCATCCCATGTTGA
- a CDS encoding LytR/AlgR family response regulator transcription factor — translation MLNAFLVDDERLAVERLTRLLQTDLRIRILGSATDPQLALEQIESLKPDLLFLDIQMPEMDGFQLLQRLSHQPLVIFATAYDQYALQAFETNSVAYLLKPIEQTKLTQAIDKLEAIRGGRQPAPDLNALLAHFAAKLAPTYPERISSRSGDRVEFIDLSRVTHFYAEDKLSFAATELKTYIIDQTITELEGKLDPARFFRIHRSTLVNLAWVSELYTYFGGKLMLRLKDAQKTELTASKDRARELREKLGL, via the coding sequence ATGTTGAACGCATTCCTCGTCGACGACGAACGGCTTGCCGTCGAGCGGCTCACCCGCCTGCTGCAGACCGACCTGCGCATCCGCATCCTCGGCTCTGCCACAGACCCCCAGCTCGCCCTCGAACAGATCGAGTCACTCAAGCCCGACCTCCTCTTCCTCGACATCCAGATGCCGGAGATGGACGGCTTCCAGTTGCTGCAACGCCTCAGCCACCAGCCGCTGGTCATCTTCGCCACCGCCTACGACCAATACGCGCTGCAGGCCTTTGAAACCAACAGCGTCGCCTATCTCTTAAAGCCCATCGAGCAGACAAAACTGACCCAGGCCATCGACAAACTGGAGGCCATTCGTGGAGGCCGCCAGCCGGCGCCCGACCTCAATGCCCTGCTTGCTCACTTTGCGGCGAAGCTCGCCCCCACCTATCCGGAACGTATCAGTTCGAGGAGCGGCGATCGAGTCGAATTCATTGATCTCAGCCGCGTCACCCACTTCTACGCGGAAGACAAACTCTCTTTCGCCGCCACAGAACTCAAGACTTACATCATCGATCAGACGATTACAGAACTCGAAGGGAAGCTCGACCCGGCCCGTTTCTTTCGCATCCACCGCTCGACGCTGGTGAATCTCGCCTGGGTCTCTGAGCTGTATACTTACTTCGGCGGCAAACTGATGCTTCGCTTGAAGGATGCCCAAAAGACAGAGCTCACGGCCTCCAAAGACCGGGCTCGCGAGCTACGCGAGAAATTGGGGTTATAA
- a CDS encoding glyoxalase superfamily protein has protein sequence MSVHFENSQPILRVKNMAESLHFYVDLLGFRNAPWGNSEFTSVNRDRAGIYLCQGAQGAPGTWVWIGVSDAAQLHAQYQAKGVQIVLPPTNYPWALEFQVEDPDGHRLRFGSEPLEEDSLHSD, from the coding sequence ATGTCCGTCCACTTTGAGAACAGCCAGCCAATTCTGCGCGTCAAGAACATGGCGGAGAGCCTGCACTTCTATGTCGACCTGCTCGGCTTTCGCAATGCGCCCTGGGGCAATTCCGAGTTCACCAGTGTGAACCGCGACCGCGCGGGAATCTATCTCTGCCAAGGGGCACAAGGAGCGCCAGGGACCTGGGTGTGGATCGGAGTCTCGGACGCAGCACAGCTGCACGCGCAGTACCAGGCAAAAGGCGTCCAAATTGTCCTTCCGCCCACCAACTACCCATGGGCCTTGGAGTTCCAGGTTGAGGATCCTGACGGGCACAGACTTCGTTTTGGTTCTGAACCGCTCGAAGAAGATTCACTCCACTCGGATTGA
- a CDS encoding YeiH family protein, with translation MASHSTQPNPVRPWWSLEDWTTVWIGLISLIAIVGGYRPKTPGLKWGSLLDLPSLMTANWLLGWAGIAVVIGLLTCLGMFIMRERVSKQLLAFPFVFALGLAAQLFAGNSIASHWGIESVIFALAIGLLFSNVIGTPEWLQPAVRTEFYIKTGLILMGATILFADILAAGALGIFQSILVVLVVWYFSFWLCKKMKLDDEFATMLSTAVSICGVSAAIAACGAIEGDRKKLSYVTSIVLIVAVPMIVIQPYLIRAFGMPDVVAGAWLGGTLDTTGSVVAAGELISETAAKIGTIVKFSQNVLLGLAAFLLSIWWSARKSAAGKGTSAIVIWNRFPKFVLGFITASLIFSFALEPALVKTTKPIITNLRNIWFAMAFVSIGLETKFTDLLTMEEGRPFWAFLGAQAFNVVWTLILAWLVFGGIFFEVPQV, from the coding sequence ATGGCTAGCCACTCCACTCAACCCAATCCTGTCCGCCCCTGGTGGAGTCTCGAAGATTGGACGACGGTCTGGATTGGTTTGATCAGCCTTATTGCGATCGTGGGCGGCTACCGCCCGAAGACCCCGGGGCTCAAGTGGGGCTCCCTGCTCGACCTACCCTCTCTGATGACCGCCAATTGGCTCCTTGGCTGGGCCGGAATCGCAGTTGTGATCGGCTTGCTCACCTGCCTCGGCATGTTCATCATGCGCGAGCGCGTCTCGAAACAATTGCTGGCCTTCCCTTTCGTATTCGCTCTCGGCTTAGCCGCTCAGCTTTTTGCGGGGAACTCGATTGCCAGCCACTGGGGGATCGAGTCGGTGATTTTTGCGCTGGCGATTGGCCTGTTGTTTAGTAATGTCATTGGTACTCCGGAATGGTTGCAGCCTGCTGTGCGCACCGAGTTCTACATCAAGACCGGACTCATCCTGATGGGCGCCACCATCCTCTTTGCCGATATCCTGGCCGCTGGCGCGCTGGGGATCTTCCAATCGATTCTGGTTGTGCTGGTCGTCTGGTATTTCAGCTTTTGGCTCTGCAAGAAGATGAAGCTCGATGACGAGTTTGCCACCATGCTTTCGACGGCTGTTTCCATTTGCGGTGTCTCGGCCGCGATTGCCGCCTGCGGTGCGATCGAAGGCGACCGCAAAAAGCTGAGCTATGTCACCTCGATCGTCCTGATTGTGGCTGTGCCGATGATCGTCATCCAGCCTTATTTGATCCGTGCCTTTGGAATGCCGGACGTGGTGGCCGGGGCCTGGCTGGGCGGGACTCTTGATACTACCGGTTCCGTTGTGGCTGCGGGCGAGTTGATCAGCGAGACGGCAGCGAAGATCGGGACCATCGTCAAATTCTCACAGAACGTGCTGCTTGGCCTGGCCGCCTTCCTGCTCTCGATCTGGTGGAGCGCGCGGAAGTCGGCGGCAGGCAAAGGAACCAGCGCGATTGTGATCTGGAACCGCTTTCCGAAGTTCGTTCTTGGCTTCATCACCGCCTCGCTGATCTTCTCATTTGCCTTAGAGCCCGCGCTGGTCAAGACGACGAAGCCAATCATCACAAACCTGCGGAATATCTGGTTTGCGATGGCCTTTGTCTCGATCGGCCTCGAGACGAAATTCACCGACTTGCTCACGATGGAAGAAGGCCGTCCCTTCTGGGCCTTCCTCGGCGCCCAAGCCTTCAATGTTGTCTGGACCTTGATCCTGGCCTGGCTGGTGTTTGGCGGCATCTTTTTTGAAGTGCCGCAGGTCTAG
- a CDS encoding type II toxin-antitoxin system RelE/ParE family toxin has translation MVLLHAFVKKAQKTPKADIDLALKRMKGEPR, from the coding sequence ATGGTTCTGCTCCATGCGTTCGTCAAGAAAGCGCAAAAGACACCCAAGGCTGACATTGATCTGGCACTGAAACGAATGAAAGGAGAACCACGATGA
- a CDS encoding M56 family metallopeptidase: MSIFLEGFFNGWWQGIVLTLLVWLVLRDLPRVSAATKASIWQLTLLVVILLPLLQRIPLPVFEQAVPAASLARGAETPLPKLPIESVVRTPQVEVEEHESKLLLFAAVVLGFVQLLRLVCGYWMVRRLKRKSILTELELPVPLRRSVTVQLSDRVGMPMALGYRHPVILIPRAMMAGLSAEELRLVLLHECVHLLRRDDWMALGERILRAIFFFQPAVYFIGRQIEREREIACDDWVVAHTADTAPYAKSLARVAELGSGSGLPLLATGAGKPKEIFQRLETLLDRTRNRMPQVSGLLLLAAVLTLLFAVSQGTAFSRFFGSEYYSSRMLETNGNKRRVVKVRGEARYRADDQDVEWMSPGAKILMEQSDGWQTRKVELEPDADGRISRRYFVDGREHSWDGEAERYLAKVLQPWVREQGQNIPERVTRLLAQSGVSEAIDDIRTIGREDVKRAYLEELMLRSKPNELQLQKILKVARDMGSDSEKRRFLERTGFFDSGLEPQAMALVDSIHSNEDRQALLERVLMRGLRGDGALLRFLHSVELLESDDAKGNLLVYTASEAKGPLPGAYFDTAATVHSDAQRSRVLVASMRRREGVAANLGSILKLLRGLPSQETQAELLLELAITFRGDGKALDEIGEVARELHSTKEREEVLRGIAERRLTAAL, translated from the coding sequence ATGAGCATCTTTCTCGAAGGTTTTTTCAATGGATGGTGGCAAGGGATTGTCCTGACGCTGCTGGTCTGGCTGGTGCTACGGGATCTTCCTCGTGTGAGCGCGGCCACCAAGGCGAGTATCTGGCAGTTGACCCTGCTGGTGGTGATCTTGCTGCCCCTGCTGCAACGCATTCCTCTGCCGGTATTTGAGCAGGCTGTTCCCGCTGCTTCCCTTGCGCGCGGTGCGGAGACTCCCCTGCCGAAACTTCCGATCGAGTCTGTGGTCCGGACGCCGCAGGTGGAGGTGGAAGAGCATGAATCGAAGCTCCTGCTCTTTGCTGCTGTTGTGCTCGGTTTCGTTCAACTGCTTCGCCTCGTTTGCGGCTACTGGATGGTTCGCAGGCTGAAGCGGAAGTCGATTCTCACGGAACTGGAACTGCCGGTCCCGTTGCGGCGTTCCGTTACCGTGCAACTCTCCGACCGGGTGGGCATGCCGATGGCGCTGGGCTACCGGCATCCGGTGATTCTCATTCCGCGCGCCATGATGGCGGGCCTGTCTGCGGAGGAACTCCGCCTTGTTCTGCTCCACGAGTGCGTGCACCTGCTGCGCCGCGACGATTGGATGGCGCTTGGCGAACGGATCCTGCGCGCGATCTTCTTCTTCCAACCCGCGGTGTACTTCATTGGACGGCAGATTGAGCGGGAACGCGAGATTGCTTGTGACGACTGGGTGGTGGCCCATACAGCCGACACCGCGCCTTATGCGAAGTCGCTGGCCCGTGTCGCGGAACTGGGTTCCGGCTCTGGGCTGCCCTTACTGGCAACGGGCGCCGGAAAGCCCAAAGAGATCTTCCAGCGTCTGGAAACGCTGCTGGACCGTACCCGCAATCGCATGCCGCAGGTTTCGGGATTGCTGCTGTTGGCTGCTGTGCTGACCTTGCTGTTTGCCGTCTCTCAAGGCACGGCCTTCAGCCGCTTCTTCGGGTCGGAGTATTACTCCTCGCGCATGCTGGAAACGAACGGAAACAAGCGCAGAGTGGTGAAGGTGCGGGGGGAAGCGCGCTATCGCGCTGACGATCAGGATGTGGAATGGATGTCGCCCGGCGCCAAGATCCTGATGGAGCAATCCGATGGTTGGCAAACCCGAAAGGTGGAGCTGGAACCCGATGCAGACGGCCGGATCTCGCGGCGCTATTTCGTCGATGGCCGGGAGCATAGCTGGGACGGAGAGGCGGAGCGCTATCTAGCCAAGGTCCTGCAGCCGTGGGTGCGGGAGCAGGGGCAAAATATTCCGGAACGGGTGACGCGTCTGCTGGCGCAGTCGGGCGTCTCAGAAGCAATTGACGACATCCGGACCATTGGCCGCGAAGATGTGAAGCGAGCCTATCTTGAAGAACTCATGCTGCGTTCGAAGCCGAATGAGTTGCAACTCCAGAAGATTCTGAAAGTGGCCCGTGACATGGGGTCAGATTCTGAGAAGCGGCGCTTCCTCGAGCGGACCGGCTTCTTTGACAGCGGTCTGGAGCCACAGGCCATGGCCTTGGTGGATAGCATCCACTCGAATGAAGACCGGCAGGCGCTCCTCGAGCGGGTGCTGATGCGGGGGCTCCGGGGGGATGGCGCGTTGTTGCGCTTTCTGCACTCGGTGGAGTTGCTCGAGTCCGATGACGCCAAGGGGAATCTGCTGGTGTATACGGCGAGTGAGGCAAAGGGGCCTCTGCCGGGCGCGTATTTCGACACGGCGGCGACGGTGCATTCCGATGCGCAGCGGAGCCGCGTGCTGGTGGCCTCGATGCGCCGCCGGGAGGGGGTGGCCGCGAATCTCGGTTCGATCCTGAAATTGCTGCGGGGACTCCCGTCGCAGGAGACACAAGCGGAGCTGCTGCTGGAGCTGGCGATCACATTTCGGGGGGATGGAAAGGCGCTCGACGAGATCGGCGAAGTGGCCCGGGAACTGCATTCGACGAAGGAGCGGGAAGAAGTTCTGCGAGGGATTGCAGAACGGCGTTTGACGGCAGCCCTCTGA
- a CDS encoding BlaI/MecI/CopY family transcriptional regulator: MARKKSTTLTEAELRLMNVLWTRGSATVNDVLEGLSSEPPLAYNTVLTTLRILEEKGYVRHKKDGRAFLYVPKVQREQAQKSALRQLLSRFFENSAEQLVLNVLKNERLDADELRRLKTMIGEAES; the protein is encoded by the coding sequence ATGGCGCGGAAGAAATCAACTACCCTCACGGAAGCCGAATTGCGGCTGATGAATGTCCTATGGACGCGCGGCAGCGCGACGGTGAACGATGTGCTGGAAGGCCTTTCCTCGGAGCCGCCGCTTGCTTACAATACCGTACTGACCACCTTGCGCATTCTCGAAGAGAAGGGCTATGTCCGGCACAAGAAGGATGGCCGCGCCTTTCTCTATGTGCCGAAAGTCCAGAGGGAGCAGGCGCAGAAGAGCGCGCTCCGGCAGTTGCTGAGCCGCTTCTTTGAGAATTCGGCGGAGCAACTGGTGTTGAATGTACTCAAAAACGAAAGACTCGATGCCGACGAACTGCGCCGGCTCAAAACCATGATCGGAGAGGCGGAATCATGA
- a CDS encoding YggS family pyridoxal phosphate-dependent enzyme, which produces MLQDRLSTVEERLTLACQRAGRKRDEVLLLAVTKIFPAEVILEAYALGLRDFGENYVQEFEGKYPLVQHLTDARFHLIGHLQSNKTKKASELFCCIHTIDSPKIAARLNGEKEVFIEVKLSEEASKHGCAPADLPALIDAIAALPNLKLSGLMTMPPWDENPETARPYFIQLRKLAEQYKLPKLSMGMSNDLEVAIEEGSTIVRVGTALFGKRQKPQ; this is translated from the coding sequence GTGCTCCAGGATCGACTCTCCACCGTTGAAGAACGCCTCACCCTGGCCTGCCAGCGCGCGGGCCGCAAGCGCGACGAGGTGCTGCTGCTTGCTGTCACCAAGATTTTCCCCGCCGAGGTCATTCTCGAAGCCTATGCGCTGGGTCTACGCGACTTCGGCGAGAACTATGTGCAGGAGTTTGAGGGCAAGTATCCGCTGGTCCAGCACCTCACGGACGCGCGTTTCCACCTGATCGGCCATCTCCAGTCGAACAAGACAAAGAAGGCTTCTGAGCTGTTTTGTTGCATCCACACCATCGATTCACCAAAGATCGCGGCTCGTCTGAACGGCGAGAAGGAAGTCTTCATTGAAGTGAAGCTCTCAGAGGAAGCCTCGAAACACGGCTGCGCACCCGCCGACCTGCCTGCGCTGATCGACGCGATTGCCGCGCTTCCGAATCTGAAGCTCAGCGGTTTGATGACGATGCCCCCTTGGGACGAGAACCCTGAGACGGCGCGCCCCTACTTCATCCAACTGCGCAAACTGGCGGAACAGTACAAGCTGCCGAAGCTCTCGATGGGCATGTCGAACGATCTGGAAGTGGCCATTGAGGAAGGTTCCACTATCGTGCGCGTGGGCACGGCGCTTTTCGGGAAGCGCCAGAAGCCGCAATGA
- a CDS encoding 3-ketoacyl-ACP reductase, with amino-acid sequence MHKQIAVVTGASRGIGRGIAQELSKTHQVIATYRGNREAAESLRAETGAEILQSDISSAADRAALVAFAEQKFGGIDLLVNNAGIAPRERRDLLDATEESFDELVGTNLKGPHFLTQAVARQMVERRSGRIVFVTSLSAYATSLNRSDYCMSKAALSMCAQTYAARLAPEGVLVFEIQPGIIRTDMISKVESVYEEKIAAGLLPQRRMGEASDIAKAVRAIADGLLDYCAGQKLNVDGGFHLRTL; translated from the coding sequence GTGCATAAACAAATCGCTGTCGTCACGGGCGCAAGCCGTGGCATTGGGCGCGGCATCGCGCAGGAACTTTCAAAAACACACCAGGTGATTGCCACCTATCGTGGCAATCGGGAAGCAGCGGAGAGCCTCCGGGCAGAAACCGGAGCCGAAATTCTCCAGAGCGACATTTCCTCTGCCGCTGATCGCGCGGCTCTGGTCGCCTTTGCCGAGCAAAAATTTGGTGGCATCGATCTCTTAGTGAACAATGCCGGAATCGCCCCGCGCGAGCGCCGGGATCTTCTCGATGCGACCGAGGAGAGCTTCGATGAGCTGGTGGGCACCAACCTCAAGGGGCCGCACTTTCTCACCCAAGCCGTTGCCCGCCAGATGGTGGAACGCCGCTCCGGGCGGATCGTCTTTGTCACCTCGCTCTCGGCCTATGCCACCAGCCTGAATCGCTCCGATTACTGCATGAGCAAGGCAGCCCTATCGATGTGCGCCCAAACCTATGCGGCGCGCCTGGCCCCGGAAGGCGTTCTGGTTTTCGAGATCCAGCCAGGCATCATCCGGACCGACATGATCTCGAAGGTCGAGTCGGTGTACGAGGAAAAGATTGCCGCCGGCCTGCTGCCACAGAGGCGCATGGGCGAGGCCTCAGACATCGCAAAAGCAGTGCGCGCCATCGCCGACGGACTGCTCGACTACTGTGCCGGACAGAAGCTGAATGTCGATGGCGGTTTTCACCTGCGCACGCTGTGA
- a CDS encoding MFS transporter: MAQDTAQKSFYGWWIVALAFLTFGISVGIPYYGMPFFYDYYEKTFGWSRKDITLGFPIAATLTLWVGPLLVHRFSPRKLLIAGTGLTGLAFVGFGTMGSSIYVYWSFWVLYTVGYIFSGPIVHQVIVSQWFRTNRGKAMAVVYLGVGVFAAISQKLIAKPLTENFGFQQALVVIGCLMLLVWPLAYFGIKDKPAELGQFPDGAAQAASDQKVAPKSFRYLLGQRSFWLLLVGSCCSIGAIGSVNQHMKFIFKEQGFSTQALLNETSANALFIISLSSVAGRMVMGYMADRFQKKVVMLITYFIVAGTIPLLLLVRPEQEFSVYLFSILFGFGMGADYMMIPLMAADRFGVNSLFRAMAIILPTDTIGQTWFPYGVAWLRENYGDYGVALNVVFVMAAIGAIAIALLPGHKKENEVLPIQDAQRA, translated from the coding sequence ATGGCTCAAGATACTGCGCAGAAAAGCTTTTACGGCTGGTGGATTGTCGCTCTCGCCTTCCTGACCTTCGGCATTTCGGTGGGGATTCCCTACTACGGCATGCCGTTCTTCTACGACTACTACGAAAAGACTTTCGGGTGGAGCCGCAAGGACATCACGCTCGGCTTTCCAATTGCCGCCACCCTCACCCTCTGGGTGGGGCCGCTGCTGGTGCATCGCTTTAGTCCGCGCAAGCTGCTGATCGCCGGTACCGGGCTGACAGGCCTTGCCTTTGTTGGCTTTGGCACCATGGGCAGTTCGATCTACGTTTATTGGTCCTTCTGGGTGCTATACACGGTGGGCTACATCTTTTCGGGCCCGATTGTCCATCAGGTGATTGTGAGCCAGTGGTTCCGCACCAACCGTGGCAAGGCGATGGCGGTGGTGTATCTGGGCGTTGGCGTGTTTGCGGCTATCTCGCAGAAGTTGATTGCCAAGCCGCTTACAGAGAACTTCGGCTTCCAGCAGGCGCTGGTGGTCATCGGTTGCCTGATGTTGCTGGTTTGGCCGCTCGCCTATTTCGGCATCAAGGACAAGCCGGCGGAGTTGGGCCAGTTTCCGGACGGGGCCGCACAAGCGGCATCCGATCAGAAGGTTGCGCCGAAGAGCTTCCGCTATCTGCTGGGACAACGCTCCTTCTGGCTCCTGCTGGTGGGCAGTTGCTGTTCGATTGGCGCCATCGGTTCGGTCAACCAGCACATGAAGTTCATCTTCAAGGAACAGGGCTTCAGCACGCAGGCGCTGCTGAATGAGACGAGCGCGAACGCGTTGTTCATCATCTCCTTGAGCTCGGTGGCCGGGCGCATGGTGATGGGCTACATGGCCGACCGCTTCCAGAAGAAAGTCGTCATGCTCATCACCTACTTCATCGTTGCCGGCACCATTCCGCTGCTGTTGCTGGTGCGGCCGGAGCAGGAATTCAGCGTCTATCTGTTCTCGATCCTGTTCGGCTTTGGCATGGGCGCCGACTACATGATGATTCCGTTGATGGCGGCAGATCGCTTTGGAGTGAACTCGCTGTTCCGGGCCATGGCAATCATCCTGCCGACAGACACGATTGGGCAAACCTGGTTCCCTTACGGCGTGGCGTGGCTGCGCGAGAACTACGGCGATTATGGTGTAGCCTTAAACGTGGTGTTCGTGATGGCGGCCATTGGTGCAATCGCAATTGCATTGCTCCCCGGACACAAGAAGGAAAATGAGGTACTTCCAATACAAGACGCTCAGCGAGCTTGA